One Orrella dioscoreae genomic window carries:
- a CDS encoding FadR/GntR family transcriptional regulator: MSLDTARPAPSDQGTLADQVTAALRQAIHDGQYPVHSNLPTEAVLTQRHGVSRTVVREAISRLRVDGLVGTRQGSGTVVLGANPNVPFRIDLDMRGSADHAIYVLELRRSVEAEMAALAAQRRSRAEAAAIWRALEAIAQATRQGRDGVKEDIAFHMAIAQASGNPLFPSMLRFLGHLLTDTMHLTRGHEAQYPRKAQKVIAEHTALAQSIQDGDAVAARRAASTHMRNTDTRIRAAMQEHASAAAGDAPRSPARPTPSRRKQETHP, from the coding sequence ATGAGCCTGGACACCGCGCGCCCTGCTCCGTCCGACCAAGGCACCCTGGCCGACCAGGTCACCGCCGCATTGCGGCAAGCCATCCACGATGGCCAGTACCCCGTGCACTCCAACCTGCCCACCGAGGCCGTGCTGACGCAACGCCACGGAGTGAGCCGCACCGTCGTGCGAGAAGCCATCTCGCGGCTGCGCGTCGACGGCCTGGTCGGCACGCGCCAGGGCAGCGGCACGGTCGTGCTGGGGGCCAATCCCAACGTGCCCTTCCGCATCGACCTGGACATGCGCGGTTCGGCGGACCACGCCATCTATGTGCTGGAGCTGCGCCGCAGCGTCGAGGCCGAGATGGCCGCGCTGGCCGCGCAACGCCGCAGCCGCGCCGAGGCCGCCGCCATCTGGCGCGCGCTGGAAGCCATCGCCCAGGCCACCCGCCAGGGCCGCGACGGCGTGAAGGAAGACATCGCCTTCCACATGGCCATCGCACAGGCCAGCGGCAACCCGCTTTTCCCCTCCATGCTGCGCTTCCTGGGCCACCTGCTGACGGACACCATGCACCTGACGCGGGGCCACGAGGCGCAATACCCGCGCAAGGCGCAGAAGGTCATCGCCGAGCACACCGCGCTTGCGCAGTCCATCCAGGATGGCGACGCCGTCGCGGCACGGCGCGCGGCCAGCACCCATATGCGCAACACCGACACGCGTATCCGCGCGGCCATGCAGGAACACGCCAGCGCAGCGGCGGGCGACGCGCCCCGTTCCCCTGCGCGCCCCACCCCAAGCAGAAGGAAACAGGAGACCCACCCATGA
- a CDS encoding TRAP transporter large permease — MSTAMLISMVLCFALTIPVAVSIGLSAILGIHVVDANMLLSVKEIFGAINKFPLAAIPFFILAGNLMETGGISRRLVEFAKSIVGGVQGGLPMTCVLTCMIFAAVSGSSVATTFAVGAILIPALIKHGYPTPYAASLQATSAELGVIMPPSIPMILYGVSAEVSIGELFIAGIGPAIFVCLALMGFVWVTCKIRGWGKNDGEGRLSLWRSSRLAFWALMMPVIILGGIYGGIFTPTEASAVAVVYALFVGTCVYREIGLKDLFPVLKKSAVSSAVIMFIIANAGLFAFLITRAGVPNDIGNYLKETLTSPIWFLLGVNVALFLIGMFIETSAAIIVLAPILAPVAMFFGIDPVHFGLIMVVNLALGMITPPFGVNLFAACAVARISLDRIIGSLLPFVAVILVCLVFITTIPAISLTLRDLVYR; from the coding sequence ATGTCTACAGCGATGCTGATCAGCATGGTGCTGTGTTTCGCGCTGACGATTCCGGTGGCGGTGTCCATCGGGCTGTCGGCGATCCTCGGCATCCACGTCGTGGACGCCAACATGCTGTTGTCCGTGAAGGAAATCTTCGGCGCGATCAACAAGTTTCCCCTGGCGGCCATTCCCTTCTTCATCCTGGCGGGCAATCTCATGGAGACGGGCGGCATCTCGCGTCGTCTCGTGGAGTTCGCCAAGTCCATCGTGGGCGGCGTGCAGGGCGGCCTGCCGATGACCTGTGTATTGACCTGCATGATCTTCGCGGCGGTGTCGGGCTCGTCGGTGGCCACCACTTTCGCGGTGGGCGCCATCCTGATTCCCGCGCTGATCAAGCATGGCTATCCCACGCCGTACGCGGCCTCGCTGCAGGCGACCAGCGCCGAGCTGGGCGTGATCATGCCGCCGTCCATTCCCATGATCCTTTACGGCGTGTCGGCGGAAGTGTCGATTGGCGAGCTGTTCATCGCAGGCATCGGCCCGGCCATCTTCGTCTGCCTGGCATTGATGGGCTTCGTGTGGGTGACCTGCAAGATCCGTGGCTGGGGCAAGAACGACGGCGAAGGCCGCCTGTCGCTCTGGCGCTCGTCACGCCTTGCGTTCTGGGCCTTGATGATGCCCGTCATCATCCTGGGCGGCATCTACGGGGGCATCTTCACGCCCACCGAGGCCTCCGCCGTGGCGGTGGTCTATGCGCTCTTCGTGGGCACCTGCGTCTACCGCGAGATCGGCCTGAAGGACCTGTTTCCCGTCCTGAAGAAGTCGGCGGTCTCGTCGGCGGTGATCATGTTCATCATTGCCAACGCCGGGCTCTTTGCCTTCCTGATCACCCGCGCGGGCGTGCCGAACGACATCGGCAACTACCTGAAGGAAACGCTGACCTCGCCGATATGGTTCCTGCTGGGCGTGAACGTGGCGTTGTTCCTGATCGGCATGTTCATCGAGACCTCGGCGGCCATCATCGTGCTGGCGCCGATCCTGGCGCCGGTGGCGATGTTCTTCGGCATCGACCCCGTGCACTTCGGGCTCATCATGGTGGTGAACCTGGCGCTGGGCATGATCACGCCGCCATTCGGGGTGAACCTGTTCGCGGCCTGCGCGGTGGCGCGAATATCGCTGGACCGGATCATCGGCAGCCTGTTGCCCTTCGTGGCGGTGATCCTGGTGTGCCTGGTCTTCATCACGACGATCCCGGCGATCAGCCTGACGTTGCGGGATTTGGTCTATCGGTAA
- the denD gene encoding D-erythronate dehydrogenase: MKVLVTGSSGFLGQRFIEALLARRDIPDGRGGAGPVTEILALDQGPGALQDTRVRDIQADIADAAQLRDLMTPDLVGIAHLAGVVSGTAEADFDLGMRVNLDGTRTLLEAARGLGRPIPFLFSSSLAVYGGDLPEVVDDDTRPDPQSSYGIQKLIGELLVADYTRKGYIDGRSVRIPTVSVRPGLPNGAASSFASGIIREPMAGERAICPVDPGTPLWLAATDRAVEALVHAFLLPGGKLGKARSINLPGLTVTAGEMVDTLRELAGDAVADRIDWQPDTRIKAIVDTWPARIDTSRAQALGFAPPGTGAELVADYVRTQAPAA; the protein is encoded by the coding sequence ATGAAAGTGCTCGTGACCGGCAGCAGCGGTTTTCTTGGACAGCGTTTCATCGAGGCCTTGCTGGCGCGCCGGGACATCCCGGATGGGCGTGGCGGCGCCGGGCCCGTCACCGAGATCCTGGCGCTGGACCAGGGTCCAGGCGCCCTGCAGGACACGCGGGTGCGCGACATCCAGGCCGACATCGCCGATGCCGCGCAATTGCGTGACCTGATGACGCCCGACCTCGTTGGCATCGCCCACCTGGCCGGCGTGGTCAGCGGCACGGCCGAAGCCGACTTCGACCTGGGCATGCGCGTGAACCTGGACGGCACCCGCACGCTGCTGGAGGCGGCGCGCGGCCTGGGCCGTCCCATTCCCTTCCTGTTCTCCAGCTCGCTGGCCGTGTACGGCGGCGACCTGCCGGAGGTGGTCGACGACGACACCCGCCCCGACCCGCAGTCCTCCTACGGCATCCAGAAACTCATCGGCGAACTGCTGGTGGCCGACTACACGCGCAAGGGCTACATCGACGGCCGCAGCGTGCGCATTCCCACCGTGTCGGTGCGCCCCGGCCTGCCCAATGGCGCGGCATCCAGCTTCGCCAGCGGCATCATCCGCGAGCCCATGGCGGGCGAGCGCGCCATCTGTCCCGTGGACCCCGGCACGCCCTTGTGGCTGGCGGCCACCGACCGCGCGGTGGAAGCGCTGGTGCACGCGTTCCTGCTGCCGGGCGGCAAACTGGGCAAGGCACGCAGCATCAACCTGCCCGGCCTGACGGTCACGGCGGGCGAAATGGTGGACACGCTGCGCGAGCTGGCGGGCGATGCCGTGGCCGACCGCATCGACTGGCAGCCCGACACGCGCATCAAGGCCATCGTCGACACCTGGCCCGCGCGCATCGACACCAGCCGCGCCCAGGCGCTGGGCTTTGCCCCGCCCGGCACCGGCGCCGAACTGGTGGCCGACTATGTGCGCACGCAGGCCCCCGCGGCCTGA
- a CDS encoding TRAP transporter small permease translates to MKRQFLAVENVVTQTALVLACLMLALAAGLGFYQVIARFVLEQTTEWTEVLIRFSLIWMVFLGIPKAYRVGAMISVDVLRRWTPRGVGRGLDAVVALAGIALSLVFIVVGWDYARRGSVQTIAGLESISMFWAYLAVPVGGVVSLFGIVGQWLDPINRELENAQ, encoded by the coding sequence ATGAAACGGCAATTCCTGGCAGTGGAAAACGTCGTCACGCAGACGGCGTTGGTGCTGGCCTGCCTGATGCTGGCCCTGGCCGCGGGCCTGGGCTTCTACCAGGTGATCGCCCGCTTCGTGCTGGAGCAGACCACCGAGTGGACCGAAGTGCTCATCCGCTTCTCGCTCATCTGGATGGTCTTCCTGGGCATCCCGAAGGCCTATCGCGTGGGCGCCATGATCAGCGTGGACGTGCTGCGCCGCTGGACGCCGCGCGGGGTGGGGCGCGGCCTGGATGCCGTGGTGGCGCTGGCTGGCATCGCGCTGTCGCTGGTGTTCATCGTGGTGGGCTGGGACTACGCCCGTCGAGGCAGCGTGCAGACCATCGCCGGGCTGGAAAGCATCTCCATGTTCTGGGCCTACCTGGCCGTGCCCGTGGGCGGCGTCGTGTCGCTGTTCGGCATCGTCGGCCAGTGGCTGGACCCCATCAATCGCGAGCTCGAAAACGCGCAATAG
- a CDS encoding SDR family oxidoreductase codes for MAALKGKIAIVTGAGGGFGEGIARAYVREGAKVVLADIKPETVEKLARELGADTNFVGCDVSKGADVEKMIQHTLDTFGVPDILVNNAGTTHRSQPMLDVDEATFDLVYAVNVKSIYLTAKSLIPHLRKRGKGGCIINVSSTAGVKPRPGLTWYNGTKGAVNTLTRSMAIELGPEAIRVNAILPVMGATGLIEHFMGMSDTPENRAKITANIPLGRLSTPEDIAGAAVYLASDAASLLTGVELPVDGGRTA; via the coding sequence ATGGCAGCACTGAAGGGAAAAATCGCGATCGTGACCGGCGCGGGCGGCGGTTTCGGCGAAGGCATCGCACGGGCCTATGTGCGCGAAGGCGCCAAGGTGGTGCTGGCCGACATCAAGCCCGAGACCGTGGAGAAGCTGGCGCGCGAACTGGGCGCCGACACCAACTTCGTCGGCTGCGACGTGAGCAAGGGCGCCGACGTCGAGAAAATGATCCAGCACACCCTCGATACCTTCGGCGTGCCCGACATCCTGGTGAACAACGCGGGCACCACCCACCGCAGCCAACCCATGCTGGACGTGGACGAGGCCACCTTCGACCTGGTCTATGCGGTGAACGTGAAGTCCATCTATCTGACCGCCAAGTCGCTGATCCCGCACCTGCGCAAGCGCGGCAAGGGCGGCTGCATCATCAACGTCAGCTCGACCGCGGGCGTGAAGCCGCGCCCCGGCCTCACCTGGTACAACGGCACCAAGGGCGCGGTGAACACGCTGACCCGCTCGATGGCCATCGAACTGGGACCGGAGGCCATCCGCGTCAACGCCATCCTGCCCGTCATGGGCGCCACCGGCCTCATCGAGCATTTCATGGGCATGAGCGACACGCCCGAGAACCGCGCCAAGATCACCGCCAACATCCCGCTGGGCAGGCTGTCCACGCCCGAGGACATCGCGGGCGCGGCGGTCTACCTGGCATCGGACGCTGCCAGCCTGCTCACCGGCGTGGAACTGCCGGTGGATGGAGGACGCACCGCCTAG
- a CDS encoding YggS family pyridoxal phosphate-dependent enzyme, translating to MADDAPTLPPDTFATRLATLRARIDAACVRHGRNPADVALLPVSKTFGPDLIREATRLGLKRFGENKVQEIRDKAEPLADCGIDWVVIGHLQTNKARDVARLAAEVQSLDRLELAQALDRRLQQEGRALDVLLQVKTSDEETKSGLAPADAPALLRELARLDTLRVRGLMTLAVNSDDEAAVRTCFASLRTLRDQLRQDAPAGITLDRLSMGMSGDFELAIAEGSTEVRIGSALFGARSYA from the coding sequence ATGGCCGATGACGCGCCGACCCTCCCCCCCGACACCTTCGCCACCCGCCTCGCCACCCTGCGTGCCCGCATCGACGCCGCCTGCGTGCGCCACGGCCGCAACCCGGCCGACGTCGCCCTGCTCCCCGTCAGCAAGACCTTCGGCCCGGACCTCATCCGCGAAGCCACCCGCCTGGGCCTGAAGCGCTTCGGCGAAAACAAGGTGCAGGAGATCCGCGACAAGGCCGAACCGCTGGCCGATTGCGGCATCGATTGGGTGGTGATCGGCCACCTGCAGACCAACAAGGCACGCGACGTGGCGCGCCTGGCCGCCGAGGTGCAATCGCTGGACCGGCTGGAACTGGCGCAAGCGCTGGACCGCCGCCTGCAGCAGGAAGGCCGCGCGCTGGATGTGCTGTTGCAGGTGAAGACGTCCGACGAGGAAACCAAGTCGGGCCTGGCGCCCGCCGACGCGCCCGCGCTGCTGCGCGAACTGGCCAGACTGGACACCCTGCGCGTGCGCGGGCTGATGACGTTGGCCGTCAACTCGGATGACGAGGCTGCCGTGCGCACATGCTTTGCCAGCCTGCGCACGTTGCGCGACCAGCTGCGGCAGGATGCCCCCGCCGGCATCACGCTGGACCGCCTGTCCATGGGCATGAGCGGCGACTTCGAACTGGCCATCGCCGAAGGCTCGACCGAGGTGCGCATCGGCTCGGCGCTGTTCGGCGCGCGCAGCTACGCCTGA
- a CDS encoding TRAP transporter substrate-binding protein encodes MHKKPAGLWLVALSALFAAQVSAQDKPKQMRMSTTVAENSHYGDLVHKFADEVKRLTNGRYQIQGFHAGALGGEREAIEAVQLGTQELTLSSTGPVPNFVPEARILDVPFLFRDYDHARKVLDGPIGQKMLSQFEPKGMKALGWCDNGFRHMTNSRRAVNAPADLKGLKMRTMENPVHIQAYKAFGIIPTPMSFTEVFTALQQGTVDGQENPLSIIQSNKLDQVQKYMSLTGHVFSPCVVLMSMDAWKGLSAEDQNAFQEAAKAGIAANRARVDKDEREAVAALQKNGMQIVTDVDKTAYQAALADVYKQFAKQFGQDKLDEIRNVQ; translated from the coding sequence ATGCATAAGAAACCCGCAGGACTCTGGCTGGTGGCTTTGTCGGCGCTGTTTGCCGCCCAGGTCTCGGCCCAGGACAAGCCCAAGCAGATGCGCATGAGCACCACCGTGGCGGAGAACTCCCACTACGGCGACCTGGTGCATAAATTCGCCGATGAGGTGAAGCGCCTGACCAACGGCCGCTACCAGATCCAGGGCTTCCACGCGGGCGCCCTGGGCGGCGAACGCGAGGCCATCGAGGCCGTGCAGCTGGGCACGCAGGAGCTCACGCTGTCGTCCACCGGACCGGTGCCCAACTTCGTGCCCGAGGCGCGCATCCTGGACGTGCCCTTCCTGTTCCGCGATTACGACCACGCGCGCAAGGTGCTGGACGGCCCCATCGGCCAGAAGATGCTGTCGCAGTTCGAGCCCAAGGGCATGAAGGCGCTGGGCTGGTGTGACAACGGCTTCCGTCACATGACCAACAGCCGTCGCGCGGTGAATGCGCCGGCCGACCTGAAGGGCCTGAAGATGCGCACCATGGAGAATCCGGTGCACATCCAGGCCTACAAGGCCTTCGGCATCATTCCCACGCCCATGTCCTTCACCGAGGTCTTCACGGCCTTGCAGCAGGGCACGGTGGACGGGCAGGAAAACCCGCTGTCCATCATCCAGTCCAACAAGCTCGACCAGGTGCAGAAATACATGAGCCTGACCGGCCACGTGTTTTCGCCCTGCGTGGTGCTGATGAGCATGGACGCGTGGAAGGGCCTGTCGGCGGAAGACCAGAATGCCTTCCAGGAGGCGGCCAAGGCCGGCATCGCCGCCAACCGCGCGCGCGTGGACAAGGACGAAAGGGAGGCCGTCGCCGCCTTGCAGAAGAACGGCATGCAGATCGTCACTGACGTGGACAAGACGGCCTACCAGGCTGCGCTGGCGGACGTCTACAAGCAGTTCGCCAAGCAGTTCGGCCAGGACAAGCTGGACGAGATCCGCAACGTCCAGTAA
- a CDS encoding phosphatase PAP2 family protein, producing MEFQRNKLAYAVFLACAISLAGCGGGDSGSPAVPDEPVTPTHPDTPTEPADPDFVDSAPVNDAVTAYVDASYSNTQNNVCHVTVDSNAGIRLADGFLDIWTPATLLADAGRGARAAGTDPVTGEACPAVPAGTWDGNANSGGTVVNQAVHDANIRFSVQATNNRSLEQEETASIDQPVHGAYLMTEGMGHMAQAWRDASGITGSYAFNPDRSVTATGTMSGSVNSQLGKVVVLIDDGLDQPDNDEAKRFYKYARPYLWDNNVKMAPGVNYTGPSVGSSDFVSGHTVGAWRRAASMAYAMPERFQEFYARAMIHGQSRVWGGAHSPLASIGGRMSGLAIAAANLYSSENPDLKQELRNPDITAQAKREAREQALTVMQARAGTTTWREFYDYLHAGQNTDPAGQDYDRFADHGKNKAAFLEGMNYGMTDQIIHPTDLAAVVPKGAEVLIETRYPYLTSEQRRVVLKTTAFPSGYPVMTDEEGWGRLNMFAAGDGYGQFNGLVTIDMDSSLGTFATYDIWRNDISGEGKLVFNGDGTLKLGGRNAYSGGTLINGGALEAASASALGSGSVQVNGGTLIVSAGAPLEVGNNYTQSAGAHLEVVIGADDQVGVQVKNTAKIEGGTLHVKFAPGYQPIAGTTLRIISAGRMEGDFSKVTVDNWNVLSVFTPTGISVDLAEPK from the coding sequence ATGGAATTCCAAAGAAATAAACTCGCTTACGCCGTTTTCCTGGCCTGCGCGATCAGTCTGGCCGGTTGCGGCGGCGGCGATTCGGGCAGCCCGGCAGTCCCCGACGAGCCCGTCACCCCGACCCATCCCGACACCCCGACCGAGCCGGCTGATCCTGATTTCGTCGACAGCGCGCCTGTCAACGACGCCGTCACGGCGTATGTCGATGCCTCCTACAGCAATACGCAGAACAATGTTTGCCATGTCACGGTGGACTCGAATGCCGGGATTCGCCTGGCTGACGGTTTCCTGGACATCTGGACGCCGGCCACCCTCCTTGCCGATGCCGGCCGTGGGGCCCGCGCAGCCGGAACCGATCCGGTCACGGGCGAAGCATGTCCCGCCGTGCCTGCCGGTACGTGGGACGGCAATGCGAACTCGGGCGGGACGGTCGTCAACCAAGCGGTACATGACGCAAACATCAGGTTCTCCGTGCAGGCGACGAACAACCGCAGCCTGGAGCAGGAAGAAACGGCATCGATCGACCAACCCGTGCACGGCGCCTACCTGATGACCGAAGGCATGGGGCACATGGCCCAGGCCTGGCGGGATGCTTCCGGCATCACAGGGTCTTACGCATTCAATCCCGACCGAAGCGTCACGGCCACGGGCACGATGAGCGGCTCGGTGAACAGCCAGCTCGGCAAGGTCGTCGTCCTGATCGATGACGGCCTCGACCAGCCCGACAATGACGAAGCAAAGCGCTTCTACAAGTATGCGCGCCCCTACCTCTGGGACAACAACGTCAAGATGGCCCCGGGCGTCAACTACACCGGTCCCAGCGTCGGTTCCTCCGACTTCGTCAGCGGCCACACCGTGGGCGCCTGGCGCCGGGCGGCCAGCATGGCCTACGCCATGCCGGAACGCTTCCAGGAGTTCTATGCCCGCGCGATGATCCATGGGCAATCCCGCGTCTGGGGTGGCGCGCACTCTCCGCTGGCCTCGATCGGCGGACGCATGTCGGGACTCGCCATCGCGGCCGCCAACCTCTACAGCTCGGAGAATCCCGACCTGAAACAGGAACTGCGCAACCCCGACATCACCGCCCAAGCCAAGCGCGAAGCACGCGAACAGGCCCTGACGGTCATGCAGGCCCGTGCCGGCACCACCACGTGGCGTGAGTTCTACGATTATCTGCATGCCGGTCAGAACACGGATCCGGCTGGCCAGGACTACGATCGCTTCGCGGACCACGGCAAGAACAAGGCTGCGTTCCTGGAAGGCATGAACTATGGCATGACGGACCAGATCATCCACCCCACGGATCTTGCCGCAGTCGTACCCAAGGGCGCCGAGGTCCTGATAGAAACCCGTTACCCCTACCTGACTTCCGAGCAACGCCGCGTCGTGCTCAAGACGACGGCCTTCCCCTCGGGCTACCCCGTCATGACGGATGAGGAAGGCTGGGGCCGCCTGAACATGTTCGCCGCAGGCGACGGCTATGGACAGTTCAACGGCCTGGTCACCATCGACATGGATTCGTCGCTCGGCACTTTCGCCACCTACGACATCTGGCGTAACGACATTTCCGGTGAAGGCAAGCTGGTCTTCAACGGGGATGGCACGCTGAAGCTCGGCGGGCGCAACGCCTACAGCGGCGGCACGCTGATCAATGGCGGTGCGCTGGAAGCCGCCTCGGCCTCCGCGTTGGGCAGCGGCAGCGTGCAGGTGAACGGCGGCACCCTGATCGTCAGTGCCGGTGCACCGCTGGAGGTCGGCAACAACTACACGCAAAGCGCCGGCGCCCACCTTGAAGTCGTGATCGGTGCGGACGACCAGGTCGGCGTGCAAGTGAAGAACACCGCAAAAATCGAAGGCGGCACCCTGCACGTGAAGTTCGCCCCTGGCTATCAACCCATCGCCGGCACGACGCTCAGGATCATCAGCGCGGGCAGGATGGAAGGCGACTTCTCCAAGGTGACGGTGGACAACTGGAACGTCCTGTCGGTTTTCACCCCCACCGGCATTTCGGTGGATCTGGCGGAGCCGAAATAA
- a CDS encoding tartrate dehydrogenase has translation MGTKHRIAVIAGDGIGTEVMPEGLRALDAVATRFGIGFQFDEFDWNSQRYAREGAMVPPDWEDQIGRHEAIFFGAMGWPEIVPDHIALWGSLLMFRRRFDQYINLRPVKLMPGVRSPLADRKPGDIDFLIVRENTEGEYSNSGGRLFEGTDREVVIQESVFTRHGAHRVLKYAFELAQKRGKHLTAATKSNGISISMPWWDERVADIATQYPDVRWDKYHIDILTAHFVQHPDWFDVVVASNLFGDILSDLGPACTGTIGIAPSANLNPERAFPSLFEPVHGSAPDIAGKGIANPIGQIWSASLMLDFLGHAEAAKTVLSAIETVLADGPRTRDLGGKASTVEVGRAVAAVIASGA, from the coding sequence GTGGGTACGAAGCACAGGATCGCCGTGATCGCCGGCGACGGCATCGGCACGGAAGTCATGCCGGAAGGACTGCGCGCGCTGGATGCCGTGGCCACGCGTTTCGGCATCGGTTTCCAGTTCGACGAATTCGACTGGAATTCGCAGCGCTACGCCCGCGAAGGCGCGATGGTGCCGCCCGACTGGGAAGACCAGATCGGCAGGCACGAGGCCATTTTCTTCGGCGCGATGGGCTGGCCCGAAATCGTGCCGGACCATATTGCGCTGTGGGGCTCGCTGCTCATGTTCCGCCGCCGCTTCGACCAGTACATCAACCTGCGTCCCGTGAAGCTGATGCCCGGCGTGCGTTCGCCGCTGGCGGACCGCAAGCCTGGCGACATCGATTTCCTGATCGTGCGCGAGAACACCGAAGGGGAGTATTCCAACAGCGGCGGCAGGCTCTTCGAAGGCACCGACCGCGAGGTGGTCATCCAGGAAAGCGTCTTCACCCGGCACGGTGCGCACCGCGTCCTGAAGTACGCCTTCGAGCTGGCGCAGAAACGCGGCAAGCACCTGACGGCGGCCACCAAGTCCAACGGCATCTCCATCTCCATGCCCTGGTGGGACGAGCGCGTGGCCGATATCGCCACGCAGTATCCGGACGTGCGCTGGGACAAGTACCACATCGACATCCTGACGGCGCACTTCGTGCAGCACCCCGACTGGTTCGACGTGGTGGTGGCGTCCAACCTGTTCGGCGACATCCTGTCGGACCTGGGGCCCGCGTGCACGGGCACCATCGGCATCGCGCCGTCGGCCAACCTGAATCCCGAGCGAGCCTTTCCGTCCCTGTTCGAGCCGGTGCACGGCTCGGCGCCGGACATCGCGGGCAAGGGCATCGCCAACCCCATCGGCCAGATCTGGAGCGCCTCGCTCATGCTGGACTTCCTGGGGCACGCCGAGGCGGCGAAGACGGTGTTGTCCGCCATCGAGACCGTGCTGGCCGACGGACCGCGCACGCGTGACCTGGGCGGCAAGGCCAGCACGGTCGAGGTCGGCCGCGCGGTGGCGGCGGTCATCGCCTCGGGCGCCTGA
- a CDS encoding aldehyde dehydrogenase family protein, with protein sequence MEGMVYIGGKWQHPQSGKTIPVIDPGTGEEIGVIADGQAGDIDLAVQAARAALAGPWGAATATERGRILSRLAELITDHADELSGLESRDCGKVMTTARNDIKLLARYFEFYGGAADKIHGDVIPYQRGYGVNLVRQPFGVVGHIIPWNYPAQILGRSVGAALAMGNVSVIKPAEDASLTILRVAELATQAGLPDGVFNVVPGYGQTAGAALISHPRVNFVSFTGSPQVGTLVQQETARNHVKCVLELGGKSPQVVFADADLDRAIPAIVNGIIQNAGQTCSAGSRLLVQRDIYADVVARVAGRFRALRTGVQADDLDCGPLINACQLGRVRRFIENAQGAGARIAAQGELDKGLPEGGFYVAPTFFADVPRDHMLAREEVFGPVLAALPFEDEADAIALANGTDYGLVAGVWTENGGRQQRVAHGIDSGQVYINCYGAGGGVELPFGGFGKSGHGREKGLLALEEMSITKTIVHHYA encoded by the coding sequence ATGGAAGGCATGGTGTACATCGGCGGCAAGTGGCAGCATCCCCAGTCGGGCAAGACGATCCCGGTGATCGACCCCGGCACGGGCGAGGAGATCGGCGTGATCGCCGACGGGCAGGCGGGCGATATCGACCTGGCCGTGCAGGCCGCGCGCGCCGCGCTGGCCGGCCCCTGGGGGGCTGCGACCGCGACCGAGCGGGGCAGGATCCTGTCGCGGCTGGCCGAGCTCATCACCGACCATGCCGACGAACTGTCGGGGCTGGAGTCGCGCGACTGCGGCAAGGTCATGACGACCGCGCGCAACGACATCAAGCTGCTGGCGCGCTATTTCGAGTTCTATGGCGGCGCCGCCGACAAGATCCATGGCGACGTCATCCCCTACCAGCGCGGCTATGGCGTGAACCTGGTGCGCCAGCCCTTCGGCGTGGTCGGCCACATCATCCCGTGGAACTATCCGGCGCAAATCCTGGGCCGCTCGGTGGGCGCGGCGCTGGCCATGGGCAATGTCTCGGTCATCAAGCCGGCCGAGGACGCCAGCCTGACGATCCTGCGCGTGGCGGAACTGGCCACGCAGGCCGGCCTGCCCGATGGCGTCTTCAACGTGGTGCCGGGCTACGGCCAGACCGCCGGCGCGGCGCTCATCTCGCACCCGCGCGTGAACTTCGTGTCGTTCACGGGCTCGCCCCAGGTGGGCACGCTGGTGCAGCAGGAAACCGCGCGCAACCATGTGAAGTGCGTGCTGGAGCTGGGCGGCAAGTCGCCGCAGGTCGTGTTCGCCGACGCGGACCTGGACCGCGCGATTCCCGCCATCGTCAACGGCATCATCCAGAACGCCGGCCAGACCTGCTCGGCGGGGTCGCGGCTGCTGGTGCAGCGGGACATCTATGCCGACGTGGTGGCCCGCGTGGCCGGGCGCTTCCGCGCGCTGCGCACCGGCGTGCAGGCCGACGACCTGGATTGCGGCCCGCTCATCAATGCGTGCCAGCTGGGCCGTGTGCGCCGCTTCATCGAGAACGCGCAGGGCGCGGGCGCGCGCATCGCCGCGCAGGGCGAGCTGGACAAGGGCCTGCCCGAGGGCGGCTTCTATGTCGCGCCGACCTTCTTCGCGGACGTACCGCGGGACCACATGCTGGCCAGGGAAGAAGTGTTCGGTCCGGTGCTGGCCGCGCTGCCCTTCGAGGACGAGGCCGACGCCATCGCGCTGGCCAATGGCACCGACTATGGCCTGGTGGCAGGCGTCTGGACCGAGAACGGCGGCCGCCAGCAGCGCGTGGCGCACGGCATCGACAGCGGCCAGGTCTACATCAATTGCTATGGCGCCGGCGGCGGGGTGGAACTGCCCTTCGGTGGATTCGGCAAGAGCGGCCACGGGCGCGAGAAGGGCCTGCTGGCATTGGAAGAAATGAGCATCACCAAGACCATCGTTCACCACTACGCGTGA